Sequence from the Chloroflexota bacterium genome:
ACCCGTCGGCGTCCATGCTAGCCCGGTCGCCCGTGATATACCAGCCGTCCTTGAACTTAGACTTGTACATCGCCTCGTTCTTCCAATACGTCTGAAACATAGAAGGCCATCCCGGCTTCACTGCCAGGTTGCCGATCCTCCCGGCGGGAACCCTGTTACCCGCATCGTCAATGATCGCAAGCTCCACCCCGGGGATCGGTCGGCCCATGGAGCCTGGCTTGATGGGATACTTCGCGTAGTTCGCGCACATGATGGCTCCCGTCTCCGTCTGCCACCAGTTATCGTGGAACGGCAGGTCGAACGCCTTCTGCCCCCAGAAGATGCACTCCGGGTTCAGCGGCTCCCCCACGCTGGAGATGAACCGCAGGCTGGAAAGGTCCCGCCTCTTCGCCGCCTCCTCGCCGATCTTCATCATCATTCGGATGGCCGTAGGCGCGCTGTACCACACCGTCACCTTGTGCTTTTCGATGAGGTCGTACCAGGCCGTCGCCTTGAACCCCCCCTCGTAGATCAGCTGCGTCACCCCGTTGCTCCACGGCGCGATGACGCCGTACGAGGTCCCCGTCACCCAGCCCGGATCGGCCGTGCACCAGTACAGATCATTCTCATGGAAGTCCAGGCACCATTTGCCGGTGGCGTATTGCTGGATGACGGAATTATGCCGGTGCGCCGCCCCTTTCGGCTTCCCAGTCGTTCCCGAGGTGTAATGCATGATCGAATAGTCGTCCCGCGTCGTATGCGCGATCTCGAACTTCGAAGCCGCCTTCGCCGCCAGCGCCTCGTACGAATGTTCGCCCGGCTTCAGCGGCTCCTTGCTGCGCCCCAGCTTGTTCACGATCACGATGTGCTTCAGCGCTGTGCACTCAGGCAGGATCTTCGCGATCCGGTTCCGCAGCTCCGGCGAAGTCACCAAAATCGTCGCTTCGCTGTCCTGCAGCCTGTCCCGAACCGGGTCGGGGCCGAATGCGGAGAATAGCGGCCCCACGATCCCTCCGGCCTTCAGGACACCCAACAGCACAAAGTACGTCTCCGGTAGCCGGTCCAGAAAGACAAAGACCCGGTCGCCCTTCTTCAAGCCTAGGCTGATCAACACGTTCGCCGCCCTGTTCGAATGGTCGCGCATCTGCGCGAACGTATACCGCTCCTCCTCCCCGTTCTTCCCCACCCAGATCATCGCCGTCTTGTCCTTCTTCGCTGTCCGGCAGTGGCGGTCAATGCACTCGTGCGCCACGTTCAATCCGCCTCCGGGCAGCCAGTCCAGCTCCTTCTCGATCTGCTCCCAGGAGAACGATTTCCTCAGCGTGTCGTAATCCGCGATGTTCGGCGTTGCCCGCAAGTCACGCGGTCCCTTAGCGATGATGGGGTGCTGTTCCACGGCTCACCTCATTCTGGTGCGGTCGGCGAAAGCGTCCCCAAGCGTATCGCGCGCGTCGTCTCCAGGCAAGTCGACGCCTATCGCACCCCTCACTCACTGCTACTTCTCAAACACCCTCCCTCGACATGCGATGGTGAGGCTGCTCCCTAGGGGGCTATGCCACTCAACGGAGGTCCCGATGCCTTTCCGCTCCGCCGCTCACAGGGCCGCCCTCACCCTCTCCGCTGCGGCCCTCATCGCCTCTCCCATGCTCCTCGCGGGCCGCGCCGCCGCCCAAACCGCTCCGCCCACCGCCACTCCCCAGCAGGGCGCTCGTCCACTCGCCCCCGGCCGGCAGCCTGGCGGCGGTGCTGCCAACACCCCAGTCCAACAGCCCGATGGCGGCAACGCCAATGCTCCCGGCCAAGCCTTCCGGGCCACCGTGGAAGCCCGTCGCTCCCAGACCGAAAAAGAGATCGAAGAGGCCAGCCCTCCCCAACGGGCGCACCCTGCGCTCTTACCCTCTCCCATCTCCCCACCGCAGCTCGGGAAGCGTCCGGGAGAGCCATTCTGATAGCTTGTGCTCGTCTGCGAGCTACGAGAGAGCCAGGGAGAGGTCTCCGAATTCCCTGTCTTCCCTGTCTTCCCTTCTTCGTTGCCATTCCGATGGCTCGTCCCCATGCCTATGATTTGTGCTCTTCCTGGCGCAACCAGACGGCGTGGTGCGACCTCCTCATCCGATACAATGATTCCCATGCTCTCAGACTCCCATACCCACCTCGATCACTATACCGGTAATGAAATTGCCGGTATGGTCCAGCGCGCCCGGGATGCAGGCGTCGGTATTATCATCAACGTCGGCACCACCATCCAGACCTCCCGCAAGGCCATCGCCCTCGCCGCCGCCAACGATATCGTCTATGCAGGCGTCGGCATCCA
This genomic interval carries:
- the acsA gene encoding acetate--CoA ligase, with translation MEQHPIIAKGPRDLRATPNIADYDTLRKSFSWEQIEKELDWLPGGGLNVAHECIDRHCRTAKKDKTAMIWVGKNGEEERYTFAQMRDHSNRAANVLISLGLKKGDRVFVFLDRLPETYFVLLGVLKAGGIVGPLFSAFGPDPVRDRLQDSEATILVTSPELRNRIAKILPECTALKHIVIVNKLGRSKEPLKPGEHSYEALAAKAASKFEIAHTTRDDYSIMHYTSGTTGKPKGAAHRHNSVIQQYATGKWCLDFHENDLYWCTADPGWVTGTSYGVIAPWSNGVTQLIYEGGFKATAWYDLIEKHKVTVWYSAPTAIRMMMKIGEEAAKRRDLSSLRFISSVGEPLNPECIFWGQKAFDLPFHDNWWQTETGAIMCANYAKYPIKPGSMGRPIPGVELAIIDDAGNRVPAGRIGNLAVKPGWPSMFQTYWKNEAMYKSKFKDGWYITGDRASMDADGYYWFVGRADDVINTAGHLVGPFEVESALVEHPAVAEAGVIGKPDPIAMEVVKAFVALREGYQPSDKLRNEIMNFARQKLSAGVAPREIEFVPGLPKTRSGKIMRRLLKARELGLPEGDTSTLEED